CTGTCTAGCCGCAGGATATCCCATCGCTTGTGTCATTGGCGGAGGATACGCTAAAGATATGTCCGCCTTAGTCTATCGCCATTCCCTCTTACACCGCGCTGCCAGAGATTTATATTATCACTATCGGCTCTAGCCCAAAAATGGATGGCTCTTACTATCCGCCTGTTTATTTCTAGCCGCCTCACTCATAAACCGCTTCAGAGCTTTTTCCCGATTTTTCATAAACGCCGTCCAAAACCCCGGTTGGAACTCATCCATAGTTTTAGCCAGTGCCCACACATCCACCGCTAAAATATTGTAGAGCGTTTCATCTTCGCGCTTGAGGGAGTTGATTTGATCGAGTAACTGACGAGTTTTGGACGAAGGAAAGTCCTTATTGACCATTAGAAAATCTCCCTAAAACGTTGCGATACTCTTTCAATGATAATGGTTGTAGATCTTCTCTGGTGCTTGGTCGTCGCTCTCTAGAAACGGTAAAGTAGTCATTGATTCATTAAATAAGACGATTATGTTACGCAAAATTTCCTTGGGCACTGTGGGTTTATATGTAGGAGGTCTCTTAACGGTCGGAGGCTTTGTTGCCTATTTTACTAATCATCCGACCCTCAACTTAGCCGGATTTTTTTATGGTATTCCCCTCTTATTAGGAGGACTTGCCTTAAAAGCCTCAGAATTGAAGCCAGTCCCCGTTAGTGAAGAAACTTCTGCTGAGGTATTAGCCCTACGGGATCAACAAGGAACCTCCACTCAACTCCAGGTATGGAAAGATGTGACTCGGTATCGATATGGCCAAGAAGCTCATCTGGATGAGTCTCTCAAAAGTTTAGGCTTAAGTCCAACCGATGAGGAACGCCCCCTACTCATTGGCATTCGAGAAGTGGCTGTTGATAGCTGTTATGCTTTGGTTTTAGAATTTGAGTCTCCCTTTGTCTCTTTAGACGCTTGGCAAGAGAAACGAGAAAAAATAGAATACTTTTTTGGCCCCGGTTTGCGGGTTGAAGTTGCGCCTCAAGAGGGAGAAGAAGATTGTTTTGATATCTTCTTAATTGCTGTGGGTGAACCTGCTCGAGTCAGCTAACCCTCTCTAGTGAATGATTTCAACTTAGGATTTTTCTAAGCGGACTACATACCACTGTAAGAAGGCTCCTGGGCCAAGATCGAGTTCACAGGAGGTTTCCATCAGAGACTTGGCCTGGTCTTCTAGGGTGGTGAATTTTTGTAAATCTCTGGGTAATTCCTCTTGGAGTTGGCTTAAACAAGCTTTAAGCTTATGAAGCAATTCAGCTTCTGTTAGGAATTGCTCCGGTTGATTAGACTCTAAAACCACAAACCCATCGGACTGATACATGAGAGAATCAGGCATTTTAGTTCCTCTATTTAAGTTATTCATTTAAAGTACAGCACTTGGTGCTGCCCTGAGTCCCTATCCCCTCAATCTGGCTCTCAGTAGCGGTCTCAGGGACAACCTTGGACAGGGGAACTTTAAATCTCCATTATAAAGGCGAGTTTAAGAAAATTTTAGCCTAACTGAATTTGAGGCCCCACTTCCGATAGAATGGTAAGAAACCCCAATTATCTAATTCGGTGTTGGGTCATTCATCCTCAGGTTGGGGGAATTCTGAGAGAATGACGCTGTTTTGTTCATTTTCCGATCCCCCTGGAGTTAAAACCTTTAGTATTTTAGCAAAAATTGACTCGTTTGTTCTATGATTTTATCCCTAAATCGTCCCACTGTAACATCTAAGCCATCTAAGATAGAAGTTCTCAAAGAAAATAGTGATTTTCTCAGAGAACCGGTCGCTTCAGAATTATTGGAAGATACGACCCATTTTTCGGCCGATGCGATTCAAATTCTGAAGTTTCATGGTTCCTATCAACAGCTCGATCGCGAAAATCGCAAAATAAATGGAGAGAAAAGTTATCAGATGATGCTCCGTACGCGCAGTCCGGGTGGGTTTATTCCTCCAGAACTGTATTTGGCGCTAGATCAGTTATCGGAAACCTATGGAAATCAGACCCTGAGAACAACAACTCGGCAAGGGTTTCAGATTCATGGAATTCTGAAGAAAAATTTGAAAGCGACGATCGCCACCATCGTCAAAAATATGGGGTCTACCCTAGGGGCTTGTGGGGATTTAAATCGGAATGTGATGGCTCCGGCTGCCCCCTATAAAACGAAGCCAGAGTATCAATATGCTTGGGAATATGCGAATAAGATTGCAGATTTACTCAGACCACAAACGGGAGCCTATTATGAGATTTGGCTCGATGGGGAAAAAGCGATCAGCGCGGAAGAAGCCCCGGAAGTTAAGGCAGCGCGAAATAAAAATGTGAATGGCAGGAATTTCACGGATAAAGAAGAGCCGATTTATGGTACGCATTATATGCCCCGTAAATTTAAGATTTGTTTGGCTGTGCCGGGGGATAATTCAGTCGATATCTTGACCCAAGATATTGGTTTGGTAGTAATGACGAATGCACAGGGAGAGTTAGAAGGGTTCAATGTGTATGCAGGGGGTGGGTTAGGTCGCACCCATAATAAAGAGGAAACCTTTGCACGGGCTGCCGATCGCATTGGCTATGTGGATAAGGACGATGTGTACGATCTAGTGAAGGCTGTTGTCGCTACTCAGCGAGATTATGGCGATCGCCACCAGCGCCGTCATGCCAGAATGAAATATCTGCTCCATGATTGGGGTGTAGAGAAATTTCGCGCTCAGGTCGAAGAGTATTTCGGTAAACCTCTAGCTCCCTTTAAACCGCTCCCGCCATTTAAATATCAAGATTATTTGGGTTGGCAAGATCAGGGAGATGGTAAGCAGTTCTTGGGCTTGTCCGTTGAAAATGGTCGGGTCAAAGATGAAGGTAAGTTTCAGCTTAAGAGTGCTTTGCGGGAAATTATTACCCAGTTCCACTTACCCATGCGCCTTACGCCCAATCATAATCTGATTATCTATGAAATTGATCCTCAAGATCGAGCGGCAATTACCTCCATCTTCAACAAACACGGAGTTGAAAGCGAGCCCAAACGCCTCGATTCCTTAGTCCGCTATTCCATGGCTTGTCCAGCCCTTCCCTTATGCGGCCTAGCCATTACTGAATCAGAACGCGCCCTACCGGGCATTCTCTCCCGCATCCGCACCTTACTCAAGAAAGTTGGATTACCCAAAGAACACTTTGTCGTCCGCATGACCGGATGTCCCAATGGCTGCGCTAGGCCCTATATGGCCGAGTTAGGATTAGTCGGCCATATGCCTGGAGCATACCAAATCTGGCTGGGAGCAGACCCCAATCAAAACCGGCTCTCTCAACCCTTCTTAGATAAGGTCAAAGATGAAGACATTGAGTCCACCCTAGAGCCATTATTCGTCTATTTCAAGCAAAGTCGCCTCAATAACGGCAAAGTCGAGAGTTTTGGAGATTTTTGTCATCGAGTTGGTTTTGACTCGCTCAGGGCGTTTTCTGAAAGTTATACCCCAGGATCGGGGTTAGTTGCTTCGGGTAAAGACTCGGGTAAAGCCCGATACCGGATTGGGGTGCGGGATACGGTTTATCAGGAGTTTAAAGATTTAGCCACCCAGGAAGGCAAGTCTATGACTCAATTGGCGACTGAGGTGTTAGAAGCCTATA
This sequence is a window from Roseofilum reptotaenium CS-1145. Protein-coding genes within it:
- a CDS encoding DUF2854 domain-containing protein, with product MLRKISLGTVGLYVGGLLTVGGFVAYFTNHPTLNLAGFFYGIPLLLGGLALKASELKPVPVSEETSAEVLALRDQQGTSTQLQVWKDVTRYRYGQEAHLDESLKSLGLSPTDEERPLLIGIREVAVDSCYALVLEFESPFVSLDAWQEKREKIEYFFGPGLRVEVAPQEGEEDCFDIFLIAVGEPARVS
- a CDS encoding chlororespiratory reduction protein 7; the protein is MPDSLMYQSDGFVVLESNQPEQFLTEAELLHKLKACLSQLQEELPRDLQKFTTLEDQAKSLMETSCELDLGPGAFLQWYVVRLEKS
- the sir gene encoding sulfite reductase, ferredoxin dependent — translated: MILSLNRPTVTSKPSKIEVLKENSDFLREPVASELLEDTTHFSADAIQILKFHGSYQQLDRENRKINGEKSYQMMLRTRSPGGFIPPELYLALDQLSETYGNQTLRTTTRQGFQIHGILKKNLKATIATIVKNMGSTLGACGDLNRNVMAPAAPYKTKPEYQYAWEYANKIADLLRPQTGAYYEIWLDGEKAISAEEAPEVKAARNKNVNGRNFTDKEEPIYGTHYMPRKFKICLAVPGDNSVDILTQDIGLVVMTNAQGELEGFNVYAGGGLGRTHNKEETFARAADRIGYVDKDDVYDLVKAVVATQRDYGDRHQRRHARMKYLLHDWGVEKFRAQVEEYFGKPLAPFKPLPPFKYQDYLGWQDQGDGKQFLGLSVENGRVKDEGKFQLKSALREIITQFHLPMRLTPNHNLIIYEIDPQDRAAITSIFNKHGVESEPKRLDSLVRYSMACPALPLCGLAITESERALPGILSRIRTLLKKVGLPKEHFVVRMTGCPNGCARPYMAELGLVGHMPGAYQIWLGADPNQNRLSQPFLDKVKDEDIESTLEPLFVYFKQSRLNNGKVESFGDFCHRVGFDSLRAFSESYTPGSGLVASGKDSGKARYRIGVRDTVYQEFKDLATQEGKSMTQLATEVLEAYMAEKG